In the Chroococcidiopsis sp. SAG 2025 genome, one interval contains:
- a CDS encoding carbon dioxide-concentrating mechanism protein CcmK — protein MIETAGVPAAVEAGDAMCKAALVTLVAYENTDLGRITVIIRGAVSEVNVAITAGLTAVSRVNGGEILSHHIIARPHENLEYILPIHRTEDVAQFQHDICFPPPLSV, from the coding sequence ATGATTGAGACTGCGGGCGTTCCTGCTGCTGTGGAAGCTGGGGATGCGATGTGTAAAGCGGCGCTGGTGACACTTGTTGCATATGAAAACACCGATCTCGGTCGCATTACTGTTATCATCAGAGGCGCTGTCTCTGAGGTGAATGTAGCTATTACGGCTGGCTTAACGGCTGTATCGCGGGTTAATGGCGGCGAGATCCTTTCCCATCACATTATTGCTCGTCCTCACGAAAATTTAGAGTATATCTTACCAATTCACCGCACGGAAGATGTAGCTCAATTTCAGCACGATATTTGCTTTCCCCCACCTTTGTCAGTTTAG
- a CDS encoding 2'-5' RNA ligase family protein → MGQKVAFWLIPAAADRIFLQEVIDRLAENYAAFSFTPHVTIYWGEFADDASLTEILEQAIRGINAFSLQCNRVLYTDRFTKTLFVQFHPSKILSQITESIRNHSQSPTDFTLNPHLSLMYKHLDADVKQSIAATISLPRTEVFFDEIQVLLTPDTAQTREDIENIKSVISYQLPVIS, encoded by the coding sequence ATGGGACAAAAAGTAGCATTTTGGTTAATTCCCGCCGCCGCCGATAGAATCTTCTTGCAGGAAGTTATCGATCGCCTTGCCGAAAATTACGCTGCTTTCTCCTTCACTCCCCACGTTACAATTTACTGGGGAGAATTTGCAGATGATGCATCTCTAACTGAAATTTTAGAGCAGGCAATTCGAGGAATTAACGCTTTTAGTTTACAGTGCAATCGCGTCTTATATACAGATCGATTTACGAAAACTCTTTTCGTCCAATTTCATCCCAGTAAAATCTTAAGTCAGATTACAGAGTCAATTCGGAATCACTCCCAGTCCCCTACCGATTTTACCCTCAATCCCCATCTCAGCTTGATGTACAAACATCTCGATGCAGATGTAAAACAATCAATAGCTGCAACCATTTCTCTACCAAGAACCGAAGTTTTTTTCGATGAAATTCAAGTATTGCTGACTCCAGATACAGCACAAACGCGAGAAGATATTGAAAATATTAAATCGGTTATCAGTTATCAGTTACCAGTTATCAGTTGA
- a CDS encoding NIL domain-containing protein produces the protein MAIQSDVELGTHRPTQTRLKIRIPKGLHGEPVISRLTSQCGITVNILAALLSANGRDDGWFDLELHGTKPQIGNAITYLNDLDLEIWGQSTPEEDGW, from the coding sequence ATGGCGATTCAAAGCGATGTGGAATTAGGTACGCATAGACCAACTCAAACTCGGCTCAAGATTCGCATACCGAAAGGCTTGCATGGCGAACCAGTTATTTCTCGCCTCACTTCCCAGTGTGGAATTACTGTCAATATTTTGGCGGCTTTGCTGAGTGCGAATGGACGCGATGATGGTTGGTTCGACTTAGAACTTCATGGGACAAAACCTCAAATTGGCAATGCGATAACCTATTTGAACGACTTGGATTTAGAAATTTGGGGACAGTCTACGCCAGAAGAAGACGGCTGGTAA